A single window of Saccharomyces kudriavzevii IFO 1802 strain IFO1802 genome assembly, chromosome: 16 DNA harbors:
- the SKDI16G2340 gene encoding uncharacterized protein (similar to Saccharomyces cerevisiae YPL034W; ancestral locus Anc_2.378) — protein sequence MTRRETVDLRLLEWQNTCKHPIINLTPEKVNKLYQLKLKSTNKNTRSNKVLSISLSNLQKKMEKLFIKDKNHLPKPPFLEHKVSKLYTYKDGGYFIDGKGSIRLPDIENAIHRFLWKKYGKGLVYCYGCDPSGKKRHTEWFNVPVLELPSVLGIIDSFCHEGESPYAGFT from the coding sequence ATGACCAGACGAGAAACGGTGGATTTAAGGCTCTTAGAGTGGCAAAATACGTGTAAGCACCCAATCATAAACCTGACGCCAGAAAAAGTTAATAAACTGTATCAattaaaattgaaaagtaCGAATAAAAATACTAGATCGAATAAGGTATTAtctatttctttatcaaacttacaaaaaaaaatggaaaaacttttcatcaaagatAAGAATCATTTACCCAAGCCCCCTTTCCTGGAACATAAAGTATCAAAACTTTACACTTATAAAGACGGTGGGTATTTCATTGACGGAAAGGGTTCGATAAGGTTGCCAGATATCGAAAATGCCATTCACAGATTCTTATGGAAGAAATATGGAAAAGGATTAGTCTATTGTTATGGGTGTGACCCGAGTGGCAAGAAAAGGCATACTGAATGGTTCAATGTGCCTGTACTAGAATTACCATCTGTATTAGGTATTATTGATTCTTTTTGTCACGAAGGAGAATCCCCCTACGCTGGATTCActtag